One region of Pseudomonas sp. B21-040 genomic DNA includes:
- a CDS encoding glycerate kinase, which translates to MKIVIAPDSFKDSLSAQGVADAIALGLAEVWPDAQLIKCPMADGGEGTVESILAACEGELRRTNVRGPLGAMVDAAWGWLPKNHTAIIEMAEASGLQLVPPGQRDACTSSTFGTGELIRAALDAGAQRVILAIGGSATNDGGAGAMQALGVKLLDAQGQPLAPGGLALTQLDRIDLSDMDSRLSGVRFDIAADVNNPLCGPHGASAIFGPQKGASPEQVQQLDSALGHFADLCADALGHDVKDEPGSGAAGGLGFAAKAFLGAQFKAGVEVVAELVGLAEAVKGADLVMTGEGRFDAQTLRGKTPFGVARVAREQGVPVIVIAGTLGEGYQALYEHGIDAAFALASGPMTLEQACAEAPRLLQDRASDIARVWRIAKA; encoded by the coding sequence ATGAAAATCGTCATCGCCCCCGATTCGTTCAAAGACAGCCTCAGTGCCCAAGGTGTGGCCGACGCCATTGCGCTGGGGCTGGCAGAGGTCTGGCCAGACGCGCAATTGATCAAGTGCCCGATGGCTGACGGCGGGGAGGGGACGGTCGAGTCGATTCTGGCCGCGTGCGAAGGCGAATTGCGCCGCACGAATGTACGGGGGCCGCTCGGGGCGATGGTCGACGCCGCATGGGGTTGGCTGCCGAAGAACCACACCGCAATCATCGAAATGGCTGAAGCCAGCGGCCTGCAACTGGTCCCGCCAGGCCAGCGTGACGCGTGCACCAGCAGCACCTTCGGCACCGGTGAATTGATTCGCGCGGCGCTCGATGCCGGGGCGCAACGGGTGATTCTGGCGATTGGCGGCAGTGCCACCAACGACGGCGGCGCCGGGGCGATGCAGGCGCTGGGTGTGAAGTTGCTGGATGCGCAGGGGCAGCCCCTGGCGCCGGGCGGCTTGGCGTTGACGCAACTGGATCGCATTGATCTGAGCGACATGGATTCGCGTCTGAGCGGGGTGCGCTTCGACATTGCCGCTGACGTCAACAACCCCTTGTGTGGCCCTCACGGCGCATCAGCGATTTTCGGCCCGCAAAAAGGTGCATCGCCCGAGCAGGTGCAGCAACTGGACAGCGCGCTCGGGCACTTCGCCGATCTGTGCGCCGATGCGCTGGGTCATGACGTCAAGGATGAACCCGGCAGTGGCGCGGCAGGTGGCTTGGGGTTTGCTGCCAAGGCCTTCCTCGGTGCGCAATTTAAAGCCGGGGTGGAAGTGGTCGCCGAGTTGGTCGGGTTGGCCGAGGCCGTTAAAGGTGCCGATCTGGTGATGACCGGCGAAGGACGCTTCGATGCCCAGACCTTGCGTGGCAAGACGCCGTTTGGCGTGGCGCGCGTTGCCCGGGAGCAGGGCGTGCCGGTGATCGTGATCGCAGGCACTTTGGGTGAGGGGTATCAGGCGTTGTACGAACATGGCATCGATGCCGCGTTTGCCTTGGCGAGCGGGCCGATGACGCTGGAACAAGCGTGCGCCGAGGCACCTCGGTTGTTGCAGGATCGAGCCAGTGACATCGCCCGGGTCTGGCGGATCGCCAAAGCCTGA
- a CDS encoding methyl-accepting chemotaxis protein, with the protein MSLRNLNIAPRAFLGFSFIALLVIALGVFAINRMSIIRQASIDMESTQLPSVSFLGNMTENVLRLRILSFRVLTNREPAALQEAQTRIGVLIDKLHSAQASYATLPAQPEEAALYKTFMATLDGYLQAQNQMMELSRQNQLDEMRTLINTRIKDGTDQMGEQLNKLVALNNGYAKAAGVEAGEHYSSAITGIVAVSIMAAVLTVLLAWLLTRSIVTPLNRAVQAAETIAGGNLTKVIDIDGNDEPARLLGALATMQANLRKTIEQIAGSATQLGAAAEELSTVTQEASRGLQQQNNEIEQAATAVNEMTAAVEEVARNAVSTSEASSQSTQAAREGRDRVVETVDAIQTMTHDVQNTSLMIEGLAAQGRDIGKVLDVIRAIAEQTNLLALNAAIEAARAGEAGRGFAVVADEVRALAHRTAQSTQEIEKMVAGIQNGTGEAVSSMQQSNQRTQSTLEMARAAGIALEQITQSIHLINERNLVIASASEEQAQVSREVDRNLVNIRDLATQSAAGANQTSAATHELSRLAVDLNAMVARFVI; encoded by the coding sequence ATGTCACTGCGTAATCTGAACATCGCGCCTCGAGCTTTCCTGGGTTTCTCCTTTATTGCCTTGCTCGTCATCGCGCTGGGCGTGTTTGCCATCAACCGCATGTCGATCATCCGCCAGGCTTCCATTGATATGGAAAGCACGCAGCTGCCCAGCGTCAGTTTCCTGGGCAACATGACCGAGAACGTCCTGCGACTGCGCATCCTTTCTTTCCGTGTGCTGACCAACCGCGAACCGGCCGCGTTGCAGGAAGCGCAAACACGCATCGGTGTGCTCATCGACAAATTGCACAGTGCCCAAGCCAGTTACGCAACGTTGCCTGCCCAGCCGGAAGAAGCGGCGTTGTACAAGACATTCATGGCAACACTGGACGGCTACCTGCAAGCGCAAAACCAGATGATGGAGCTGTCGCGCCAGAACCAGCTCGACGAGATGCGTACCCTGATCAATACGCGGATCAAGGACGGAACCGACCAGATGGGCGAGCAGTTGAACAAACTGGTGGCCCTCAACAACGGCTACGCCAAGGCGGCGGGTGTCGAGGCGGGCGAACATTACAGCAGCGCCATTACGGGTATCGTCGCCGTCTCGATCATGGCAGCAGTATTGACGGTGTTGCTGGCCTGGTTGCTGACCCGCAGCATCGTTACCCCGCTGAACCGCGCCGTGCAGGCGGCCGAAACCATCGCCGGTGGCAACCTGACCAAAGTTATCGACATTGACGGCAACGACGAACCGGCGCGGTTGCTCGGTGCCTTGGCCACGATGCAGGCCAACCTGCGCAAAACCATCGAACAGATTGCCGGTTCGGCCACGCAATTGGGTGCCGCTGCCGAAGAACTGAGCACCGTGACGCAAGAAGCCTCGCGCGGACTGCAACAGCAAAACAACGAAATCGAACAAGCCGCCACGGCCGTCAACGAAATGACCGCCGCTGTGGAAGAAGTGGCGCGCAACGCCGTGTCCACGTCCGAAGCGTCAAGCCAGTCGACTCAAGCCGCCCGCGAAGGGCGCGACCGGGTGGTGGAAACCGTCGACGCGATCCAGACCATGACCCATGACGTGCAAAACACTTCGCTGATGATTGAAGGCCTGGCCGCGCAGGGTCGTGACATCGGCAAAGTGCTGGACGTGATCCGCGCCATCGCCGAACAAACCAATCTGCTGGCGCTCAACGCCGCCATCGAAGCTGCCCGTGCCGGTGAAGCCGGACGGGGTTTTGCCGTGGTCGCGGACGAAGTGCGGGCGCTGGCTCATCGCACCGCGCAGTCGACTCAGGAGATCGAAAAAATGGTCGCCGGCATTCAGAACGGCACCGGCGAAGCGGTTTCGTCGATGCAGCAAAGCAATCAGCGCACCCAAAGCACTCTGGAAATGGCCCGCGCCGCCGGCATCGCACTGGAGCAGATCACTCAGTCGATTCATTTGATCAACGAACGCAACCTGGTGATCGCCAGCGCTTCGGAAGAGCAGGCGCAAGTGTCCCGTGAAGTCGACCGCAACCTGGTGAACATCCGTGACCTGGCCACTCAGTCTGCCGCCGGAGCCAACCAGACCAGTGCCGCTACCCATGAGCTGTCGCGCCTGGCGGTGGACTTGAATGCCATGGTGGCGCGTTTCGTGATTTGA
- a CDS encoding sugar diacid recognition domain-containing protein, which translates to MFELDHDLAQDIVDRAMAILPYNVNVMDSQGLILGSGEPERINTRHEGAQLVLANGRVVEIDAQTAIHLKGVQPGINLPLLLDGRLIGVLGITGEPEALRTYAELVRMTAEMLVGQRNQQAEQQWRRQRCDDLLALLLSEAGDSPRLLDEAQQLGLKPQMTRVPYLFELGMEHGPTQTVEALSAWLSTRYPDSWCVSSAKSSLLWCRPAAQTIENDRLLEKLDGLGWNILRIAVGGQADGLSGLRRCYRRVGDLLAYGRDVLPRSRLLTLTRYRLPVMLWRHRNDDALDELLKPLRKVIAKDSNGQLLATLRSWCDHDGQSQACADALGIHRNSLRYRMERIAELSGVDPLKLDGMLALYLGVQLLPQTD; encoded by the coding sequence ATGTTCGAACTCGATCACGACCTGGCCCAGGACATCGTCGACCGGGCAATGGCCATCCTGCCGTACAACGTCAACGTCATGGACAGCCAGGGATTGATTCTTGGCAGCGGCGAACCCGAACGCATCAACACCCGCCACGAAGGCGCGCAACTGGTGCTGGCCAATGGTCGAGTGGTGGAAATCGACGCGCAGACCGCGATTCATCTCAAGGGCGTGCAGCCGGGCATCAACCTGCCGCTGTTGCTCGATGGGCGCTTGATTGGCGTGCTCGGCATTACCGGCGAACCCGAGGCGCTGCGCACCTATGCCGAACTGGTGCGAATGACCGCGGAAATGCTCGTGGGCCAGCGCAATCAGCAGGCCGAGCAGCAATGGCGGCGTCAGCGTTGCGATGATCTGCTGGCATTGTTGCTGAGCGAGGCGGGGGACTCACCTCGGTTGCTGGATGAAGCACAGCAATTGGGGCTCAAACCGCAAATGACCCGGGTGCCTTACCTGTTTGAGTTGGGTATGGAGCACGGCCCGACGCAAACCGTTGAAGCGCTGAGTGCCTGGCTGAGCACGCGTTACCCGGACAGTTGGTGCGTCAGTTCAGCCAAGTCGTCGTTGCTGTGGTGCCGACCGGCCGCGCAAACCATTGAGAATGATCGGTTGCTGGAAAAGCTCGATGGCCTGGGCTGGAACATTCTGCGCATCGCCGTGGGCGGGCAGGCCGATGGCTTGTCGGGGTTGCGGCGCTGCTACCGGCGGGTCGGCGACTTGCTGGCGTATGGGCGCGATGTATTGCCGCGATCACGTTTGCTGACGCTGACCCGTTATCGATTGCCGGTGATGCTCTGGCGCCATCGTAACGACGACGCACTGGATGAGTTGCTCAAGCCGTTGCGCAAAGTCATCGCCAAGGACAGCAACGGCCAGTTGCTCGCGACGTTGCGCAGTTGGTGTGATCACGATGGCCAAAGCCAGGCCTGTGCCGATGCGCTGGGCATTCATCGCAACAGCTTGCGCTATCGAATGGAGCGAATCGCCGAGTTGAGCGGCGTTGATCCGCTCAAGCTGGACGGCATGCTTGCGCTCTATCTCGGCGTGCAGCTCCTGCCCCAAACCGACTGA